In Candidatus Jettenia caeni, a single window of DNA contains:
- a CDS encoding oxidoreductase: MIDILLIYPPYLSKHKSPPLGLAYLAAFVEQQGYKVKILDMNPLGLTLSDIEDSIKKNKPEIIGISFMTNQFGNALKVAQTCKSIYPKIPIILGGNHVSALPEEAMEYDFVDFVILREGEITFRQLVEALDKGIENWEKIDGLVFKRDGNIIKNRDRALIEDLDILPFPKWDDFPINAYSEKILGVSEELPVFSVFTSRGCPGKCAFCSSHTAFTRRFRKRSAENIFSELQFLEEKFGARYFNFIDDTLTIDKKRVDELCDLIINTNKQYRWIANARVNTVDKEVLKKMYMAGCRNICFGVESGDPEVRKNVGKGIAGEQIKNAHIWAKDAGLIVSSFFMVGNLGETWESIEKTIALARELHSDYPTCAIATPFPDTRFMEEAEKNGWLITKDWNRYITNPHIDQDYFPVSTNGILSAEELLEAYYKVNAAFAKIKLTTKYGERYLFNPEFYTKEIGSRIKKLGISDSLQLGWKLLKGGFN; this comes from the coding sequence ATGATAGATATATTACTAATTTATCCACCTTACCTGTCAAAACATAAAAGTCCTCCTCTTGGTTTAGCATATTTGGCAGCTTTTGTTGAACAACAAGGATATAAGGTAAAGATTTTAGATATGAACCCCTTGGGATTAACATTATCCGATATTGAAGACTCTATTAAAAAGAATAAACCTGAGATAATTGGTATATCTTTTATGACCAATCAGTTTGGAAACGCGTTAAAAGTGGCACAAACATGTAAAAGTATTTATCCCAAAATACCCATAATTTTAGGGGGTAACCATGTGTCTGCTTTGCCGGAAGAAGCTATGGAATATGATTTTGTTGATTTTGTAATCCTACGGGAGGGAGAAATTACGTTTAGACAGTTGGTGGAAGCATTGGATAAGGGAATAGAAAATTGGGAAAAAATTGACGGGCTTGTTTTTAAAAGAGATGGGAATATCATTAAAAATAGAGATAGAGCATTAATAGAGGACCTTGATATCCTGCCTTTCCCCAAATGGGATGACTTTCCAATAAATGCATACTCAGAGAAGATATTGGGTGTATCAGAAGAATTACCTGTGTTTTCTGTATTTACATCCAGAGGATGCCCGGGAAAATGTGCCTTTTGTTCTTCGCATACAGCTTTTACCCGACGGTTTAGGAAACGTTCAGCAGAAAATATTTTTTCTGAGTTACAATTTCTTGAGGAAAAATTTGGGGCACGCTATTTCAACTTTATTGATGATACACTAACCATAGATAAAAAGAGGGTTGATGAGTTATGTGATTTGATCATTAACACTAACAAACAATACCGATGGATTGCTAATGCAAGAGTAAATACCGTAGATAAGGAAGTTTTAAAGAAGATGTATATGGCGGGGTGTCGAAATATTTGCTTTGGTGTTGAATCAGGCGACCCGGAGGTAAGGAAAAATGTTGGAAAAGGGATAGCCGGGGAGCAGATTAAAAACGCTCATATTTGGGCAAAGGATGCTGGTTTAATTGTTTCTAGTTTTTTTATGGTGGGGAACCTCGGCGAGACATGGGAGAGTATTGAAAAAACTATTGCTCTGGCAAGAGAACTACATTCTGATTATCCTACGTGTGCCATTGCAACGCCATTTCCTGATACACGTTTTATGGAAGAAGCAGAAAAAAATGGCTGGTTAATTACAAAAGATTGGAATAGATATATAACAAACCCTCATATTGATCAAGATTATTTTCCCGTATCTACAAATGGTATTCTGAGTGCAGAAGAATTACTTGAAGCATATTATAAGGTAAATGCGGCGTTTGCAAAAATTAAATTAACTACAAAATACGGTGAAAGATATCTATTTAATCCTGAGTTTTATACGAAAGAAATCGGTAGCAGAATCAAAAAACTTGGAATTAGTGATTCATTACAACTTGGCTGGAAGTTGTTAAAAGGAGGGTTTAACTAA
- a CDS encoding putative glycosyltransferase has product MSKQTRTNLREENIICFAGADWWYHNPHSDLHIMKSFAKQNRILFVNSIGTRMPSFKTDKFAWKRIMGKLKSLARYLKKAEHNIYVLTPIALPPIRGYERFVSIMNKYLLLLQFNIILRMLNFKNPLLWVCIPSVKDIALHQRRKIAKCLVYYCTDNVAYYTGEINHFILDMDIRIQQSADVAFFVNHRMVEERKKFNHNTHHLGHGVDYDHFARYNLNHLPVPDDIMDIKTPIVGYIGVLTDLDFELVRYLARKNKDLSFVFIGDIYSDITVVKEEKNVYFLGKKPYELLPNYMQKIACFGIYYRKDNIFNCYRNPKKLLEYLATGKPVVSVDILELEYFKDYLYIAKDYEEFNYQLHRAISSDTPAMRQKRTCYAKEHTWDFIADQAAQHIVSFLNR; this is encoded by the coding sequence ATGAGCAAACAAACGAGAACGAACTTAAGAGAAGAGAATATAATTTGTTTTGCGGGGGCTGATTGGTGGTATCACAATCCTCATTCAGATCTTCATATTATGAAGTCATTTGCAAAGCAAAACCGTATTTTATTTGTTAATTCTATTGGTACCCGTATGCCAAGTTTTAAAACAGACAAATTTGCATGGAAAAGAATTATGGGGAAATTAAAAAGCTTGGCGAGATATCTAAAAAAAGCAGAACATAATATTTATGTACTCACTCCAATTGCTTTGCCTCCAATAAGAGGATATGAGCGCTTTGTTTCGATCATGAATAAATATCTTTTACTTTTACAGTTCAATATCATTCTTAGGATGCTCAATTTTAAAAATCCTCTCTTATGGGTATGTATTCCTTCTGTAAAAGATATTGCATTACATCAGAGAAGGAAAATTGCAAAATGCCTTGTCTATTATTGTACTGATAATGTTGCTTATTATACAGGAGAAATTAACCATTTTATTTTAGATATGGATATAAGAATTCAACAGAGTGCTGACGTGGCCTTTTTTGTTAACCATCGCATGGTTGAGGAACGTAAAAAATTTAATCATAATACACACCATCTAGGACACGGCGTTGATTATGATCATTTTGCAAGATATAATCTTAATCATTTGCCGGTACCAGATGACATAATGGATATTAAAACACCTATTGTTGGTTATATTGGAGTTTTAACAGACCTTGATTTTGAACTCGTAAGGTATTTGGCAAGGAAGAATAAAGACCTTTCTTTTGTTTTTATTGGCGATATTTATTCGGATATAACTGTCGTAAAAGAAGAAAAAAATGTCTATTTTTTAGGTAAGAAGCCTTACGAATTGTTGCCTAATTATATGCAAAAAATCGCTTGTTTCGGCATTTATTATCGCAAAGATAATATATTTAATTGTTATAGAAATCCAAAGAAACTACTAGAATATCTCGCTACCGGTAAACCAGTAGTATCTGTTGATATTTTAGAATTAGAATACTTTAAAGATTACCTCTATATTGCGAAAGACTATGAAGAATTTAATTACCAACTGCATAGAGCAATTTCTTCAGATACTCCGGCAATGAGACAGAAAAGGACCTGTTATGCGAAGGAACATACATGGGATTTTATTGCAGACCAAGCGGCTCAACACATTGTAAGTTTTCTGAATCGTTGA
- a CDS encoding putative glycosyltransferase, with translation MKNNKLRVLHVIKTLSLGGAEVNLFNLSQAIDTNKFEIHIGYSYGGEFETRFKQLGVRLFKYSNTAYKVKSLASLIIIFRILRYIFKNKIQIVHTHNFNAHVWGGIAARLSGVKVIEHVHDYRYEEPLYLEKRGVRPDQFRLAKYFAKLSDSIVVLTKNNKNLLLRNRIASDRKIKMLLNGINPKFNQSVDGYELRKKHCIPADRRIIFAAARISQEKNIGAVIDIAEISVQRCDKVIFVIAGDGPLKNELEENVKKRNLDNIVRFIGFCPNVKEFLKISNIFIQPTLLELHSITMIEAMSMGVPVLVSQGVGCNDYFITHGENGFLLDPYKPEVWAQTINLLLDNQSLSNTIGNAGSKLIENECDIKKTVKNIENLYYDLVSTM, from the coding sequence ATGAAAAATAACAAATTAAGGGTGCTTCACGTAATTAAAACGTTAAGTTTAGGTGGTGCAGAAGTAAATCTTTTTAATTTATCTCAAGCGATTGATACAAATAAATTTGAGATTCATATTGGATATTCATATGGCGGAGAGTTTGAAACTAGATTCAAACAACTTGGAGTGAGATTATTTAAATATTCCAATACAGCTTACAAGGTTAAGAGTCTTGCAAGTCTTATAATTATTTTTCGTATACTAAGGTATATTTTTAAGAATAAAATTCAAATCGTGCATACTCATAATTTTAACGCTCATGTGTGGGGAGGAATTGCAGCTAGACTTTCCGGTGTAAAAGTTATTGAACATGTACATGATTATAGATATGAAGAACCATTATACCTTGAAAAAAGAGGCGTAAGACCCGATCAATTTAGATTGGCAAAGTATTTTGCCAAATTATCAGACAGTATTGTAGTCTTAACAAAGAATAATAAAAATCTTCTGTTAAGAAATCGCATCGCCTCTGATCGAAAAATTAAAATGCTATTGAATGGTATTAATCCCAAGTTTAATCAATCTGTTGATGGATATGAATTAAGAAAAAAGCATTGCATTCCAGCAGACAGGAGAATTATTTTTGCGGCTGCAAGAATTTCTCAAGAAAAAAATATAGGTGCCGTTATTGATATTGCAGAAATAAGTGTACAAAGATGTGATAAAGTTATTTTTGTTATTGCAGGGGATGGCCCTTTAAAAAATGAATTAGAAGAAAATGTTAAAAAAAGAAATTTAGATAATATCGTTCGTTTTATTGGATTTTGTCCGAATGTGAAAGAATTTTTAAAAATATCAAATATATTTATTCAACCGACCCTATTAGAACTTCATTCAATTACTATGATTGAAGCAATGAGTATGGGTGTACCAGTCCTTGTCTCCCAGGGAGTCGGATGTAATGATTATTTTATAACACATGGAGAAAATGGTTTTTTGCTTGATCCTTATAAACCAGAGGTATGGGCACAAACAATTAATCTGCTTTTAGATAATCAATCTTTATCGAATACTATTGGTAATGCGGGAAGCAAGCTTATAGAGAATGAATGTGATATTAAAAAAACAGTCAAAAATATCGAAAACTTATATTATGATCTTGTGAGCACAATGTAA
- a CDS encoding sulfotransferase produces MTVKLPNFLIVGAARSGTTSLYQYLKQHPEIYMSPLKEPNFLSSQFKKFALNEIETSKIGNTLIKTFDDYKRLFENVRNEKAIGEASTESLYFYEDTIKQIKTYLGDVKIIIILREPVERAFSYYVHLVKEFGNFLSFEDVLEQEKESLRDGWSFYGPRCKRESFYYNQVKAYVENFNHVKVLFYDDLQKDAFTLVKDIYKFLEIDTSFIPDVEVKFNISGIPKNKAVNKLLATPEKAKLLINFMKLTIKPFVSKEIIFKISKLVEDLKMKNMLEKPQIKQETYENLKNLYREDILKLQKFINKDLSHWLR; encoded by the coding sequence CAACATCGCTTTATCAATATTTAAAACAGCACCCTGAAATTTATATGAGTCCTTTAAAGGAACCTAATTTTTTATCCTCTCAATTTAAAAAATTTGCTTTGAACGAGATTGAGACTAGTAAAATTGGAAATACTTTAATAAAGACTTTTGATGACTATAAAAGGCTTTTTGAAAATGTTAGAAATGAAAAAGCCATAGGAGAAGCTAGTACAGAAAGCCTCTATTTTTATGAGGACACTATTAAACAAATAAAAACCTATCTAGGAGATGTGAAGATAATAATTATTTTGAGAGAACCTGTAGAAAGGGCTTTCTCATATTATGTACATCTCGTAAAAGAATTTGGAAACTTTTTATCCTTTGAGGATGTATTAGAACAGGAAAAAGAAAGTTTACGTGATGGTTGGTCATTTTATGGGCCACGTTGCAAGCGTGAGAGTTTTTACTATAATCAAGTGAAAGCCTATGTGGAAAACTTTAATCATGTTAAGGTTTTATTTTATGATGACTTACAAAAGGATGCCTTTACCTTGGTAAAGGATATCTATAAGTTTCTAGAAATAGATACTTCATTCATTCCAGATGTTGAAGTTAAGTTTAATATCTCTGGTATTCCAAAAAATAAAGCAGTAAATAAACTCTTAGCAACGCCAGAAAAGGCAAAATTGCTTATAAATTTTATGAAATTAACAATCAAACCCTTTGTGTCAAAAGAGATTATATTCAAAATCTCGAAGTTGGTAGAGGATTTAAAAATGAAAAACATGCTAGAAAAGCCGCAGATAAAGCAGGAAACTTATGAAAACCTTAAAAATCTGTATCGTGAAGATATATTAAAACTGCAGAAATTTATAAATAAAGATTTGTCTCATTGGCTAAGATAA